A stretch of the Zeugodacus cucurbitae isolate PBARC_wt_2022May chromosome 6, idZeuCucr1.2, whole genome shotgun sequence genome encodes the following:
- the LOC105209403 gene encoding dentin sialophosphoprotein-like: MYNDASVSDNDKSAPSVETSETESSDEYLESESFESSEASKSKTHEISESETDESSESETNISSKSMSKTSEYSETETWESSKPKTDVISESELDECWEELETNESSKSGSCELSKSETSDSSESETWETSKTETDETEEFSKLETNESSDSSESETWESSKSETDETDEYSKSETNESSRSGSWQISQSESSDSSESKSWASSKSETNELSGSDTNEYSKWETNESSRSGSWQISKSDSSESSEAKTDDSSESEKSSATKESGETPSSSETDSSESKTDDSSESEKSSETKESGETPSSSETDTYKSSSKGTTKFSKETNYSQTTESIDSPQKSTTQLSTEKPYITNATTVISIGSNEPTKKPSTLPDANMKTTSIAYRSSQHVPQQTTDSSTKCPQLYITGQ, encoded by the coding sequence ATGTACAATGATGCTTCGGTTTCGGACAACGACAAGAGCGCACCGAGTGTTGAAACAAGCGAGACTGAATCTTCTGATGAATATTTAGAGTCTGAAAGTTTCGAATCTTCAGAGGCTTCAAAGTCCAAAACACATGAAATTTCAGAATCTGAAACTGACGAATCTTCAGAGTCGGAAACTAATATTTCTTCAAAGTCAATGTCTAAAACTTCGGAATATTCAGAGACTGAAACCTGGGAGTCTTCAAAACCTAAGACCGATGTCATTTCAGAATCTGAGCTGGATGAATGCTGGGAGGAGTTGGAAACTAACGAATCTTCAAAGTCTGGATCCTGCGAACTTTCTAAGTCTGAAACTTCCGACTCTTCAGAGTCTGAAACTTGGGAGACTTCAAAGACCGAAACAGATGAAACAgaggaattttcaaaattggaaACTAATGAATCTTCCGACTCTTCAGAGTCTGAAACTTGGGAGTCTTCCAAGTCCGAAACAGATGAAACTGACGAATATTCAAAATCGGAAACTAATGAATCTTCACGGTCTGGGTCATGGCAAATTTCTCAGTCTGAAAGTTCCGACTCTTCAGAGTCTAAAAGCTGGGCCTCTTCAAAGTCCGAAACAAATGAATTGTCAGGATCTGACACAAACGAATATTCAAAATGGGAAACTAATGAATCTTCAAGGTCTGGATCATGGCAAATTTCTAAGTCGGATAGTTCCGAATCTTCAGAGGCCAAAACTGACGATTCGTCAGAATCAGAGAAGTCAAGTGCAACCAAAGAGTCGGGCGAAACGCCATCTTCCTCAGAAACTGATTCTTCAGAGTCCAAAACTGATGATTCGTCAGAATCAGAAAAATCAAGTGAAACCAAAGAGTCGGGAGAAACACCATCTTCCTCAGAAACTGATACATATAAAAGTTCCAGCAAAGGAACTACCAAATTTTCTAAGGAAACGAACTACAGCCAAACTACAGAATCAATTGATTCTCCACAAAAGTCCACGACTCAACTATCTACAgaaaaaccatatatcacaAATGCCACCACAGTTATTTCAATTGGAAGTAACGAGCCAACAAAAAAACCTTCAACATTACCTGACGCAAATATGAAAACAACGTCCATAGCTTATAGAAGTTCGCAACATGTACCTCAACAAACCACAGATagttctacgaaa